A genomic stretch from Sulfurimonas sediminis includes:
- a CDS encoding RrF2 family transcriptional regulator yields the protein MVGVSTKSLYGVAAMHALYNSPRNKLMQIKEIAAMTQISHGYLEQILSNLKKHGFVVSIRGANGGYKLARDASNIIVLDIIEALEGELFAVGQNVGASVVLDSFWKDIQEKVRAVFHVKLSELDKAYATYFYEI from the coding sequence ATGGTAGGAGTATCTACAAAAAGCCTGTATGGCGTTGCAGCAATGCATGCGTTGTACAACTCTCCCAGAAACAAGCTGATGCAGATAAAAGAGATAGCTGCTATGACGCAAATTTCGCACGGTTACCTTGAACAAATTCTTTCAAACTTGAAAAAGCACGGCTTTGTTGTAAGTATAAGAGGTGCCAACGGTGGTTATAAACTGGCCAGAGATGCTTCTAATATTATCGTTCTTGATATTATAGAAGCCTTGGAAGGAGAACTTTTCGCAGTAGGGCAAAATGTTGGAGCAAGTGTTGTGCTGGACTCTTTTTGGAAAGATATTCAGGAGAAAGTCCGTGCTGTTTTTCATGTAAAGCTCTCTGAACTTGACAAGGCCTATGCAACATATTTTTATGAGATCTAA
- a CDS encoding pyridoxamine 5'-phosphate oxidase family protein, with protein MSQELKKITTFIEKHHVMSLATCNGKQVSACSLFYAYDAEKFSFVVASSEDTLHVKHILQNPKIAGNILLETQEVGKIEGLQFQGEMQELQESSLKKLYFKHFPYALAMMPKLWQIKVSYFKLTENKLGFGKKTIYEPVFL; from the coding sequence ATGAGCCAAGAGCTGAAAAAAATTACTACTTTTATAGAGAAACATCATGTTATGAGTCTAGCTACATGTAATGGTAAACAAGTGAGTGCTTGTAGCCTTTTTTATGCTTATGATGCAGAGAAGTTCTCTTTTGTTGTAGCAAGTAGTGAAGATACTTTACATGTAAAGCATATTTTACAAAATCCAAAAATTGCAGGCAATATTTTACTGGAGACACAAGAAGTCGGAAAAATTGAGGGTTTGCAGTTTCAAGGAGAGATGCAGGAGCTGCAGGAGAGCTCTTTAAAAAAACTCTATTTTAAGCACTTTCCCTATGCTTTGGCTATGATGCCAAAACTTTGGCAGATTAAAGTGAGCTATTTTAAATTAACTGAAAATAAATTGGGTTTTGGGAAAAAGACTATTTACGAACCTGTTTTTCTTTAA
- a CDS encoding dUTP diphosphatase: MNNKIFLMLQLQNQLNDATNGEEWTKGITKNGKSINWKRCIYMECAEMVDSFGWKHWKSIDVEPDWQNHQIEVIDVWHFIMSLAIEEYSKNLKGGIEDIAIDISALKALSGIESDAAAFASQEDVMQKIENLIRIAVSKESIDLEELVSEFFDLVSMSGLNLETLYRLYVGKNILNQFRQDHGYKEGSYIKIWKGEEDNVVMKRIWEEHADVTPDELYKKLEQAYPAESES; this comes from the coding sequence ATGAATAATAAAATTTTTTTGATGCTGCAACTGCAAAATCAGCTCAACGATGCAACCAATGGTGAAGAGTGGACAAAAGGCATAACAAAAAACGGCAAGTCTATTAACTGGAAACGCTGTATATATATGGAGTGCGCAGAGATGGTGGACAGTTTTGGCTGGAAGCATTGGAAAAGTATAGATGTCGAGCCTGACTGGCAAAATCACCAGATTGAAGTTATAGATGTCTGGCATTTTATTATGAGCCTGGCAATAGAAGAGTACAGTAAAAATTTAAAAGGCGGCATCGAAGATATAGCGATAGACATATCAGCTTTGAAAGCACTCAGTGGTATAGAATCCGATGCTGCAGCATTTGCATCGCAGGAGGATGTGATGCAGAAAATTGAAAATCTTATACGCATTGCTGTCTCAAAAGAGAGCATTGATTTAGAAGAGCTGGTATCAGAATTTTTTGATTTGGTCAGTATGAGCGGTCTGAATCTAGAGACGCTTTATCGTCTTTATGTAGGAAAAAACATACTTAACCAGTTCCGTCAGGATCACGGATACAAAGAGGGCAGTTATATAAAAATATGGAAGGGTGAAGAAGATAACGTTGTAATGAAAAGAATATGGGAAGAGCACGCTGATGTGACGCCTGATGAGCTGTATAAAAAACTTGAACAGGCCTATCCTGCAGAAAGTGAGAGCTGA
- the crcB gene encoding fluoride efflux transporter CrcB — protein MSWQTILAIGSGGFIGAVLRSYINGLISHRVPHELPFGTLGVNLIGSFIMGALLAYFMYSTFLTPHMKSFLSTGILGALTTYSTFAIESFLLLEGGSIALGLLNMALNVFGTVFMAGSGYYLINHFFKS, from the coding sequence ATGAGTTGGCAGACAATACTCGCAATAGGTAGCGGCGGATTTATCGGAGCAGTATTGCGCTCCTACATTAATGGGCTGATTTCCCACAGAGTACCACATGAACTCCCCTTTGGTACACTTGGAGTCAACCTTATAGGAAGTTTTATTATGGGTGCTCTTTTGGCATACTTCATGTATTCAACTTTTTTAACACCCCATATGAAATCTTTTCTCTCAACAGGAATTTTAGGCGCATTGACCACCTATTCCACTTTTGCCATTGAAAGTTTTTTGCTTTTAGAGGGAGGAAGTATCGCGCTTGGGCTTTTAAATATGGCACTGAATGTTTTTGGAACAGTATTTATGGCGGGAAGCGGATACTACCTTATCAACCATTTTTTCAAATCCTGA
- the ovoA gene encoding 5-histidylcysteine sulfoxide synthase, which produces MSKISMYPVTLEGQSIEQKRKEIRDYFHNTFDLFEKVFELLQDESVFYKKSEPTRHPMIFYFGHTATFFVNRLMSMQIIYERINPEFESLFAVGVDEMRWDDLEESRYRWPEVSAVRNYRNAVRKLVDELIMRLDFTLPIREDSAMWIILMGIEHERIHIETSLVLHRQMPLEYIKDVPEFNICTHSAEAPQNEMVTVRGDRVALGKSKNHHLYGWDNEYGSYEEVVKDFQVSQFLVSNGEFMEFVNDGGYETKEYWDEEGLAFLQKSNAKHPHFWVKENGVFKYRALSKIIDMPQDWPVDVNALEAEAFCRYKSKKENKEYLLPSEAEYELIYKRANLKDVPALHESRANINFYHYASSCPVDEFGFNGIYDVIGNVWQWSRTPIRPFKGFEVHAAYDDFSVPTFDDKHALILGSSWASSGNLIMKHSRYAFRKHFFQNAGFRYVITQNSKDESGDVYESDELVSQYCEFQYGDTHFGVENFAIACAKIAAKYAINTTKALDLGCATGRASFELAKRFDRVEGIDFSVRFIQVGSKLQEAGYVAFTCKEEGELSINKKVTLQDLGYEELAQKVSFWQGDACNLKPSFTAYDLIMATNLIDRLYNPRLFLDTVDKRLNADGILMLTSPYTWQESSTKKEFWLGGYKDENGNAVRTIERLKDILHDKFELLHVEDLEFVIKETARKYQHTVSQVSVWKKR; this is translated from the coding sequence TTGAGTAAGATAAGTATGTACCCGGTTACACTTGAGGGTCAAAGTATTGAACAAAAACGTAAAGAGATACGTGATTACTTCCATAATACCTTTGATCTGTTTGAAAAAGTTTTTGAATTGCTGCAAGATGAGTCTGTATTTTACAAGAAGAGCGAACCGACCCGTCATCCGATGATATTTTATTTTGGACATACAGCGACTTTTTTTGTAAACAGACTCATGAGTATGCAAATAATTTATGAAAGAATAAATCCTGAATTTGAGTCTCTGTTCGCTGTAGGTGTGGATGAAATGCGCTGGGATGATCTGGAAGAGTCACGCTACAGATGGCCTGAAGTCTCAGCAGTAAGAAATTATCGAAATGCTGTACGCAAACTTGTGGATGAGTTGATTATGCGCCTGGATTTTACACTGCCGATTCGAGAGGATTCTGCTATGTGGATTATACTGATGGGGATAGAGCATGAGCGTATTCACATAGAGACATCTTTGGTGCTGCATCGTCAAATGCCTCTGGAGTATATCAAAGATGTCCCTGAATTCAATATCTGTACACACTCTGCAGAGGCGCCTCAAAATGAGATGGTAACAGTCAGAGGTGACAGAGTTGCTCTGGGAAAATCCAAGAATCATCATCTGTATGGATGGGATAATGAATATGGCAGCTATGAAGAAGTTGTTAAAGATTTTCAGGTTTCTCAATTCCTTGTCAGCAATGGCGAATTTATGGAGTTTGTCAATGACGGCGGGTATGAAACAAAAGAGTACTGGGACGAAGAAGGGTTGGCGTTTTTACAAAAATCAAATGCAAAGCATCCCCATTTTTGGGTCAAAGAAAATGGAGTTTTTAAGTACAGAGCCCTGAGCAAGATTATAGATATGCCGCAAGATTGGCCTGTGGATGTGAATGCTCTTGAGGCCGAAGCATTTTGCAGATACAAAAGTAAAAAAGAGAACAAAGAGTACCTCCTTCCAAGTGAGGCAGAATATGAATTGATATACAAGAGAGCGAATCTTAAAGATGTTCCTGCCCTGCATGAGAGTCGTGCAAATATCAATTTTTATCATTATGCTTCCTCCTGTCCTGTTGATGAATTCGGTTTTAACGGGATTTATGATGTTATAGGAAATGTATGGCAGTGGAGCAGAACACCGATACGCCCTTTTAAAGGTTTTGAAGTGCATGCGGCCTATGACGACTTTTCCGTACCTACTTTTGATGACAAGCATGCTTTGATACTTGGTTCTTCATGGGCCAGCAGTGGAAATCTAATCATGAAACATTCTCGGTATGCATTTAGAAAACACTTTTTTCAAAATGCCGGTTTTCGCTATGTTATTACACAAAACAGCAAAGATGAGAGTGGTGATGTCTATGAGAGTGATGAACTTGTTTCGCAGTATTGTGAATTTCAGTATGGTGACACGCATTTTGGTGTTGAAAATTTTGCCATAGCCTGTGCAAAAATTGCTGCAAAATATGCAATAAACACAACAAAAGCACTGGATTTAGGCTGCGCAACAGGAAGAGCCAGTTTCGAGCTTGCAAAGAGATTTGACAGAGTTGAGGGTATAGATTTTTCTGTACGTTTCATTCAGGTCGGTTCCAAATTACAAGAAGCAGGCTATGTCGCGTTTACATGTAAAGAAGAGGGTGAACTCAGCATCAATAAAAAAGTGACTCTGCAGGATTTGGGATATGAAGAACTTGCGCAAAAAGTCTCTTTTTGGCAGGGAGATGCCTGTAACCTGAAGCCCAGTTTCACCGCGTATGATTTGATAATGGCGACGAACCTGATAGACAGACTCTACAACCCAAGACTCTTTTTGGACACGGTAGACAAAAGACTCAATGCAGACGGTATACTGATGCTTACCTCTCCCTATACATGGCAGGAAAGCTCTACAAAAAAAGAGTTTTGGCTTGGCGGATACAAAGACGAAAACGGCAATGCAGTCAGAACAATAGAGCGGCTCAAAGATATTCTTCATGATAAATTTGAGCTTTTACATGTAGAAGATTTGGAGTTTGTCATAAAAGAGACAGCCAGAAAATACCAACATACTGTTTCACAGGTGAGTGTATGGAAAAAGCGTTGA
- the pgeF gene encoding peptidoglycan editing factor PgeF encodes MKFYQSKLLNNFAKLTHLFTCKESGNLAFHVQDNPKDVLKNHKSLAKELHYDYKTLVHMEQFHSNIVKRVDENDNFYNPPACDAVITNKKSTPLLVMVADCSPVLFYDPRQNVIAAAHAGRAGAFENIVQNVIRCFVSDFSSDVKDLLVTVGPAICQKCYEINEQIYQEARERKVSYAVEKKGKKFYLDIRAILKEQFRTAGVLAKNIEISDICNRCNNDTFYSYRHTRKTGRYGGIIML; translated from the coding sequence ATGAAATTTTATCAAAGTAAATTATTAAACAACTTTGCAAAACTCACACATCTCTTTACATGTAAGGAAAGCGGGAATTTAGCCTTTCATGTTCAGGATAATCCAAAAGATGTACTGAAAAACCATAAATCTTTGGCAAAAGAACTCCATTATGATTATAAAACACTTGTACATATGGAACAGTTTCACTCAAATATTGTCAAAAGAGTTGATGAAAACGACAACTTTTACAATCCTCCAGCCTGTGACGCAGTAATTACAAACAAAAAAAGCACACCTCTTCTGGTAATGGTAGCTGACTGTTCTCCTGTCCTTTTTTATGATCCCAGACAAAATGTCATTGCTGCAGCACATGCCGGCAGAGCAGGAGCCTTTGAAAATATTGTTCAAAATGTAATTAGGTGTTTTGTCAGTGATTTTTCATCTGATGTTAAGGATTTGCTTGTCACCGTCGGACCTGCAATATGTCAGAAGTGTTATGAAATAAATGAGCAAATTTACCAAGAGGCAAGAGAGAGAAAAGTCAGTTATGCGGTTGAGAAAAAAGGAAAGAAATTCTACCTGGATATCCGAGCAATACTCAAAGAACAGTTCCGTACAGCAGGTGTTTTAGCCAAGAATATTGAGATATCAGATATTTGCAACCGTTGTAACAATGATACTTTTTATTCCTACAGACATACCCGTAAAACAGGGCGCTATGGAGGCATTATCATGCTTTAG
- a CDS encoding uracil-DNA glycosylase: protein MKRINCRKCEYYYVTWEASKPHGCKAYGFKSVQIPSMVVLNSSGAECSLFKEKQVRK from the coding sequence ATGAAAAGAATTAATTGTAGAAAATGTGAATATTATTATGTAACATGGGAGGCATCAAAACCACATGGATGCAAAGCGTACGGATTTAAATCCGTACAGATTCCCTCTATGGTGGTTTTAAACAGCAGTGGGGCTGAATGTTCTTTGTTTAAAGAAAAACAGGTTCGTAAATAG
- a CDS encoding pyridoxal phosphate-dependent aminotransferase, translating to MEKALKKYSFETASEREGTNAEKYVLRKQLFGTDDVLPVWVADMDIDTPSCVLDAVKKRLQHPIIGYEEVPASAYQAQIDWVKHEHGMEFYLDDMLYSHSVVASMHTAIEAFTKEGDGVIVQTPVYPPFFHSVLQLNRKLIKNSLHVDKYGEYSFDIEDFKAKIDENTKLLLLCSPHNPVGRVWKKKELKEILEVCIEHNIVVFADEIHSDLVYKPFKHTVFASLDERAKDITVTALGVGKTFNMAGFAMSTVAIANEELRKQFKKAYEKVHFAQGCVLSHVAFETAYREAKEWLEALKIHLYYNYLMLNEIAKKYSKYIKVTPIEATYLAWLDCRGMGIKDKELRAFFINEAKLGLNAGISFGREGSGYMRLNFAVSSAKMREIVQRLERALQRREIG from the coding sequence ATGGAAAAAGCGTTGAAGAAGTACAGTTTTGAAACAGCCAGTGAGCGTGAAGGCACCAATGCAGAAAAGTATGTGCTGAGAAAACAGCTTTTTGGAACGGATGATGTTTTACCTGTCTGGGTAGCTGATATGGATATAGATACCCCATCATGTGTTTTGGATGCTGTTAAAAAAAGGCTGCAGCATCCCATAATCGGTTATGAAGAAGTACCTGCATCCGCTTACCAAGCACAAATTGATTGGGTGAAACATGAGCATGGTATGGAGTTTTATTTAGACGATATGTTGTATTCACATTCAGTTGTAGCATCAATGCATACAGCAATAGAAGCCTTTACAAAAGAGGGCGATGGGGTTATAGTGCAAACACCTGTCTATCCTCCTTTTTTCCACAGTGTATTACAACTCAACCGAAAGTTGATAAAAAACTCTTTACATGTAGACAAATACGGGGAATATAGCTTTGATATTGAAGATTTTAAAGCAAAAATTGATGAAAATACAAAACTGTTACTCTTGTGCTCTCCTCATAATCCGGTAGGCAGAGTATGGAAAAAAAAGGAACTCAAAGAGATTTTAGAAGTTTGTATAGAACATAATATTGTTGTTTTTGCAGATGAGATACATTCTGATTTAGTTTATAAACCATTTAAGCATACTGTTTTTGCCTCTTTGGATGAAAGAGCGAAAGATATTACAGTAACGGCGCTGGGTGTTGGAAAAACATTTAATATGGCCGGATTTGCCATGAGCACGGTGGCTATTGCAAATGAAGAGTTACGTAAGCAGTTTAAAAAGGCATATGAAAAAGTACATTTTGCACAAGGGTGTGTTTTGTCTCATGTGGCATTTGAGACTGCTTATAGAGAGGCAAAAGAGTGGTTAGAAGCACTTAAAATACATTTGTATTACAATTATTTGATGCTTAATGAAATTGCCAAAAAGTATTCAAAATATATAAAAGTTACACCGATTGAAGCAACCTATTTGGCATGGTTAGATTGTCGTGGAATGGGCATAAAAGACAAAGAACTACGAGCCTTTTTTATCAATGAAGCAAAGCTCGGACTTAACGCAGGTATCAGTTTTGGCAGGGAAGGGAGTGGCTATATGCGCTTGAATTTTGCTGTAAGCTCTGCTAAAATGAGAGAGATAGTTCAGCGCCTTGAGAGGGCATTGCAAAGGAGAGAGATTGGCTGA
- a CDS encoding lysophospholipid acyltransferase family protein codes for MKILAHISWAYATFIIFTGLTFSIILYPILPRPYARKAVAWFIRLTTFFSTTVKGKEDPDAQMFLVNHQSDLDIGILETVTNKDITWVAKKSLFDVPFFGLAMSMPEDIEVERESKTSLIKLLRAAKDRLKKKRVITMFPEGTRSKGSKMLPFKSGAKVIADQYKLKVQPIVLVETAKCYDLKRFYYVPRNIKVVFLDSFVADKNDPDWLNRLRQKMQKVYDDELADNTRNR; via the coding sequence ATGAAGATACTTGCTCATATTAGTTGGGCTTATGCCACGTTCATTATCTTTACAGGGCTGACTTTTTCCATAATTTTATATCCGATTTTACCTCGTCCCTATGCAAGAAAAGCAGTAGCATGGTTTATCAGACTCACTACATTTTTCTCTACAACAGTCAAAGGAAAAGAGGATCCCGATGCACAGATGTTTTTAGTAAACCACCAAAGTGATTTGGATATCGGTATTTTGGAGACTGTTACAAATAAAGATATAACATGGGTTGCAAAAAAGTCTCTTTTTGATGTACCGTTTTTTGGTTTGGCAATGAGTATGCCGGAAGATATAGAAGTAGAAAGAGAAAGCAAAACATCTTTAATCAAACTGCTTCGTGCTGCCAAAGACAGGCTGAAGAAGAAAAGAGTCATTACAATGTTTCCCGAAGGCACACGTTCAAAAGGCAGCAAAATGCTCCCTTTTAAATCAGGAGCCAAAGTCATAGCAGATCAATACAAACTCAAAGTGCAGCCAATAGTTCTCGTAGAGACTGCAAAATGCTATGATTTGAAGCGTTTTTATTATGTTCCCCGAAATATAAAAGTAGTTTTTTTAGACTCTTTTGTCGCTGATAAAAATGATCCGGACTGGTTAAACAGACTAAGACAAAAAATGCAAAAGGTGTATGATGATGAGTTGGCAGACAATACTCGCAATAGGTAG
- the fliH gene encoding flagellar assembly protein FliH — protein MASIISENEINEHNVQKYSFKVIAMGSKEEQKKENKVFTQEDNPKARASDVDSSALSTSSKDSLIESLMKKTDEMSSNFIKLQMRLEAKEEEFQEELKKAKEEAFAEGLKAGEAKAREEIDKTLRSKLELLTNSIQKLEESASEFEKALEGIKNELLHAAIDIAKEVVQIEVSENSSQIAQKLSDELIEELQSASKITLKVNPKDYSAIAEHFSKLEHVKVVPESAVSEGGVIVLSDAGNIDAQISKRFERVKKAALSE, from the coding sequence ATGGCAAGTATAATATCTGAAAATGAAATTAATGAGCATAATGTGCAAAAATACAGTTTTAAAGTTATCGCAATGGGCTCAAAAGAAGAGCAAAAAAAAGAAAATAAGGTATTTACACAGGAAGACAATCCAAAAGCGAGAGCTTCGGATGTTGATTCGAGTGCTCTGAGTACGAGTTCAAAAGATTCACTTATAGAGTCTTTAATGAAAAAAACAGATGAAATGTCATCAAACTTTATAAAACTGCAAATGAGACTCGAAGCCAAAGAAGAAGAGTTTCAAGAAGAACTGAAAAAAGCCAAGGAAGAGGCTTTTGCCGAAGGCTTGAAGGCCGGAGAGGCAAAAGCAAGAGAAGAGATTGACAAAACACTGCGCAGCAAACTCGAGCTTTTGACAAACTCCATACAAAAACTTGAAGAGAGTGCGAGTGAATTTGAAAAAGCTTTAGAAGGTATAAAAAACGAACTGCTGCATGCGGCCATAGACATTGCAAAAGAGGTTGTACAGATTGAAGTAAGTGAAAATTCCTCACAGATTGCTCAAAAACTCAGTGATGAATTAATAGAGGAACTACAAAGTGCTTCTAAAATAACACTGAAGGTCAATCCAAAAGATTACAGCGCTATCGCAGAACATTTTAGCAAACTTGAGCATGTAAAAGTTGTACCTGAAAGTGCAGTAAGTGAAGGCGGTGTTATAGTTTTGAGTGATGCAGGCAATATTGATGCACAAATATCAAAAAGATTTGAGAGAGTAAAAAAGGCAGCTTTAAGTGAGTAG
- the dxs gene encoding 1-deoxy-D-xylulose-5-phosphate synthase, whose protein sequence is MNIKEKNVKELEALSEDIRKRILEVVSKNGGHLSSTLGATEIIVAMHKVFDSQKDPFIFDVSHQAYAHKLLTGRWEEFDTLRQFNGICGYTKPSESSDDYFVAGHSSTSISLGVGAAKAIALKGEQNERIPVVLIGDGSMTAGMVYEALNELGERKYPMIIILNDNEMSIAKPIGAISRMLSSAMASPFYQRFKKNTESFVDNFGDGARYIAKRMEESLKLITPGILFEEMGINYIGPVDGHNIAQLVDIMKTARKLNEPVIIHAQTLKGKGYEIAEGKEEKWHGVGPFDLSSGSSAKKTATKSATQIYTESLLSLCEKNEKIVGVTAAMPSGTGLSTLIEKYPTRFWDVAIAEQHAVTSMAAMAKEGFKPFCSIYSTFLQRAYDQVIHDTCLMDLPVVFALDRAGIVGEDGETHQGVFDVSYLRAIPNMTLFAPRDEKSFHQAMGFAAKYEHPCSLRYPRGSFITTDLPESAPFELGKSQLLQTAKSNILFIGYGNGVGRAYQTAKCMKEDVSILDLRFVKPLDGEMLRDLSDKYNKWFVFSDTAKHGGVGSAILEFLAKENILNISVVSFEYEDAFITHGNTRVVEESLELLPEQLAEKVINHNP, encoded by the coding sequence ATGAATATAAAAGAGAAAAATGTTAAAGAGCTTGAGGCTCTCAGTGAAGATATCAGAAAAAGAATTTTAGAGGTTGTCAGTAAAAACGGCGGACATTTAAGTTCCACTCTCGGTGCTACAGAGATAATTGTGGCTATGCATAAAGTATTTGATTCTCAAAAAGACCCTTTTATTTTTGATGTATCACACCAGGCGTATGCCCACAAGCTGCTTACAGGAAGATGGGAAGAGTTTGACACACTCAGACAGTTTAACGGAATATGCGGTTATACAAAACCAAGCGAAAGCAGCGATGATTATTTTGTGGCAGGACACAGCTCCACTTCAATATCTTTAGGTGTAGGGGCTGCAAAAGCCATAGCACTCAAGGGTGAGCAAAATGAACGCATTCCCGTGGTGCTTATCGGTGACGGTTCTATGACGGCAGGCATGGTGTATGAGGCATTAAATGAGTTGGGCGAGAGAAAGTACCCGATGATTATTATTTTAAATGATAATGAGATGAGCATAGCAAAACCTATTGGTGCAATCAGCAGAATGCTCAGCTCTGCCATGGCCTCTCCTTTTTATCAAAGATTTAAAAAAAATACGGAGAGTTTTGTAGATAACTTTGGTGACGGTGCCAGATATATCGCAAAGCGCATGGAAGAATCTTTGAAGCTTATTACCCCGGGTATACTTTTTGAAGAGATGGGAATTAATTACATCGGTCCTGTAGACGGGCATAATATCGCACAACTTGTAGATATTATGAAAACAGCCAGAAAACTCAATGAACCGGTTATAATTCATGCACAGACTCTTAAAGGAAAAGGGTATGAAATCGCAGAAGGCAAAGAGGAAAAATGGCATGGTGTCGGTCCGTTTGACCTTTCAAGTGGAAGTTCCGCCAAAAAAACCGCAACAAAAAGCGCTACACAGATATATACCGAGTCTCTTCTTTCTTTATGTGAAAAAAATGAAAAGATTGTCGGTGTTACAGCAGCAATGCCCAGTGGCACAGGTTTAAGCACTTTGATAGAAAAGTATCCGACACGTTTTTGGGATGTGGCTATTGCAGAACAGCATGCCGTGACCTCTATGGCAGCAATGGCAAAAGAGGGATTTAAGCCTTTTTGCAGTATTTATTCTACATTTTTGCAGCGTGCCTATGATCAGGTAATTCACGATACCTGTTTGATGGATCTGCCGGTTGTATTTGCGCTTGACCGTGCCGGAATTGTCGGAGAAGACGGAGAAACCCACCAGGGTGTATTTGATGTCAGTTATTTACGGGCCATTCCAAATATGACACTGTTTGCACCTAGAGATGAGAAGAGTTTTCATCAGGCAATGGGTTTTGCCGCAAAATATGAGCATCCGTGTTCTTTGCGTTATCCGAGGGGCTCTTTTATAACAACAGATTTGCCTGAATCTGCACCATTTGAACTTGGAAAATCTCAGCTTTTACAAACGGCAAAGAGTAATATTCTTTTTATCGGCTACGGAAATGGTGTCGGACGGGCATATCAAACAGCAAAATGTATGAAAGAAGATGTAAGTATTCTCGATCTTCGTTTTGTAAAACCGCTTGATGGAGAGATGCTTAGAGATTTGTCAGACAAGTACAACAAATGGTTTGTTTTTTCAGATACAGCTAAGCATGGCGGTGTAGGTTCTGCAATTTTAGAGTTTTTAGCGAAGGAAAATATTTTAAATATATCTGTTGTTTCCTTTGAATACGAAGATGCATTTATCACACACGGCAATACCAGAGTCGTAGAAGAGTCTTTAGAACTCTTGCCTGAACAACTTGCAGAAAAAGTCATAAATCACAATCCCTAG
- a CDS encoding DUF4395 domain-containing protein, producing the protein MSQKSCPISFIKVDANIVRINASYILLLFGLYLNTFNKFILLFLIADFMIRLFFNKNYSPLYFLSARTKELLHVKSKFEDAAAKRLATYFGLIFLVFILLFDLLHAEVLFYIMSGVLLVCLFLEVAFNYCLGCKMYYLYKRFV; encoded by the coding sequence ATGAGTCAAAAGTCCTGTCCTATATCATTTATCAAAGTTGATGCTAATATTGTCAGAATTAATGCATCTTATATTCTTTTACTTTTTGGTCTGTATCTCAATACATTCAATAAGTTTATTTTGCTTTTTTTAATAGCCGATTTTATGATACGGCTTTTTTTCAATAAAAACTACAGCCCTTTGTATTTCCTGTCTGCAAGAACCAAAGAACTGTTACATGTAAAGAGTAAATTTGAAGATGCTGCGGCTAAAAGGCTGGCTACATATTTTGGGTTGATATTTTTAGTATTCATATTATTATTTGATCTCTTGCATGCAGAAGTGCTGTTTTATATTATGAGTGGTGTTCTTCTTGTATGTTTGTTTTTAGAAGTTGCTTTTAACTACTGTCTGGGATGCAAAATGTACTATTTATATAAAAGATTTGTGTAA
- a CDS encoding ATP-binding cassette domain-containing protein, producing the protein MQNTVLEIKNLSFGYTKKKPLFENFSLRLKQGELKAIVGESGAGKSTLFELILGNLKPQNGTIKVSRVSEIFQDPYSSFHPSYTLLHQIKDVASLDNLNSLMENMSFEYDLLLKLPHELSGGQLQRASIIRAMLMQPQLLLLDEPTSALDNVIQLEVMKMLIKNLDSMGMLLITHDMDLASWCADEVIRI; encoded by the coding sequence TTGCAAAATACTGTTTTAGAGATAAAAAATCTAAGCTTTGGCTATACAAAGAAAAAACCCCTTTTTGAAAACTTTTCACTGCGTTTAAAACAGGGAGAGTTAAAGGCTATAGTCGGAGAGAGCGGAGCCGGTAAAAGTACACTTTTTGAACTTATACTTGGAAATCTCAAACCACAAAACGGTACGATTAAAGTCTCAAGGGTATCTGAAATTTTTCAAGACCCTTACAGTTCCTTTCATCCGAGCTATACATTATTACACCAAATAAAAGATGTGGCGTCCTTGGATAATCTCAACAGTTTGATGGAAAATATGAGTTTTGAGTATGATCTGCTTTTAAAACTGCCGCATGAACTCTCAGGCGGACAGCTTCAGCGTGCATCTATCATAAGAGCTATGCTTATGCAACCGCAACTTCTGTTACTGGATGAACCGACATCGGCACTTGATAATGTGATTCAGCTTGAAGTGATGAAAATGCTTATAAAAAATCTCGACTCAATGGGAATGCTTTTGATTACCCATGACATGGACTTGGCATCCTGGTGTGCAGATGAGGTTATCAGGATTTGA